One segment of Odocoileus virginianus isolate 20LAN1187 ecotype Illinois unplaced genomic scaffold, Ovbor_1.2 Unplaced_Scaffold_21, whole genome shotgun sequence DNA contains the following:
- the LOC110124515 gene encoding olfactory receptor 6C2-like isoform X1, whose protein sequence is MRNHTVITTFILLGLTEDPQLQVPIFVFLFLSYVLSITGNLTIIILTLLDSHLKTPMYFFLRNFSFLEISFTTVCVPRFLYSISSGDKTITYNACASQIFFIGLFGATEFFLLGAMSYDRYMAICKPLHYMTIMNGRVCTILVLCCWISGLMIVITPVSMGLQLEFCDSNAIDHFSCDAAPVLKISCSDTWFIEQVVIICAVVTVIFTLIGVVLSYVYIIRTILRFPSASQRRKAFSTCASHMIVVSITYGSCIFIYIKPSAKEEVDINKGVSVLTTSVAPLLNPFIYTLRNKQVKQAVSDIIKKTAFFLHN, encoded by the coding sequence ATGAGAAATCACACAGTCATAACAACATTCATCTTGTTGGGACTTACAGAGGACCCACAGCTGCAAGTTCCGATTTTTGTCTTCTTGTTTCTTAGTTATGTGCTGAGCATTACTGGAAATCTGACTATTATCATTCTAACACTCCTGGATTCTCATCTTAAAACacccatgtatttttttcttagaaacttCTCCTTCTTAGAAATCTCATTCACAACAGTCTGTGTTCCCAGATTCCTGTATAGCATATCAAGTGGGGACAAAACCATTACTTATAACGCCTGTGCtagtcaaatatttttcattggaCTTTTTGGAGCCACAGAGTTTTTTCTCCTCGGAGCCATGTCCTATGACCGGTACATGGCCATCTGTAAACCCCTTCATTACATGACCATCATGAATGGTAGAGTCTGCACCATCCTTGTGCTCTGCTGCTGGATCTCTGGGTTGATGATCGTCATCACACCAGTCAGTATGGGCCTCCAGCTAGAATTCTGTGACTCCAATGCCATTGATCATTTTAGCTGTGATGCAGCTCCTGTTTTGAAGATCTCATGCTCAGATACATGGTTCATTGAACAGGTGGTTATAATCTGTGCAGTGGTGACAGTCATCTTTACATTGATAGGGGTTGTTCTTTCTTACGTGTATATCATCAGGACAATTCTAAGATTTCCCTCTGCATCACAGAGAAGAAAAGCCTTTTCCACTTGTGCTTCTCATATGATTGTTGTTTCCATTACCTATGGCAGCTGTATTTTTATCTACATCAAGCCTTCAGCCAAAGAAGAGGTGGACATTAACAAAGGGGTGTCTGTGCTCACTACATCTGTTGCCCCACTGTTGAACCCTTTTATTTATACTTTGAGGAACAAGCAGGTGAAACAAGCTGTCAGTGACATAATCAAGAAAACTGCATTTTTCTTACACAATTAA
- the LOC110124515 gene encoding olfactory receptor 6C2-like isoform X2 codes for MRNHTVITTFILLGLTEDPQLQVPIFVFLFLSYVLSITGNLTIIILTLLDSHLKTPMYFFLRNFSFLEISFTTVCVPRFLYSISSGDKTITYNACASQIFFIGLFGATEFFLLGAMSYDRYMAICKPLHYMTIMNGRVCTILVLCCWISGLMIVITPVSMGLQLEFCDSNAIDHFSCDAAPVLKISCSDTWFIEQVVIICAVVTVIFTLIGVVLSYVYIIRTILRFPSASQRRKAFSTCASHMIVVSITYGSCIFIYIKPSAKEEVDINKGVSVLTTSVAPLLNPFIYTLRNKQVKQAVRQITKQIVSFT; via the exons ATGAGAAATCACACAGTCATAACAACATTCATCTTGTTGGGACTTACAGAGGACCCACAGCTGCAAGTTCCGATTTTTGTCTTCTTGTTTCTTAGTTATGTGCTGAGCATTACTGGAAATCTGACTATTATCATTCTAACACTCCTGGATTCTCATCTTAAAACacccatgtatttttttcttagaaacttCTCCTTCTTAGAAATCTCATTCACAACAGTCTGTGTTCCCAGATTCCTGTATAGCATATCAAGTGGGGACAAAACCATTACTTATAACGCCTGTGCtagtcaaatatttttcattggaCTTTTTGGAGCCACAGAGTTTTTTCTCCTCGGAGCCATGTCCTATGACCGGTACATGGCCATCTGTAAACCCCTTCATTACATGACCATCATGAATGGTAGAGTCTGCACCATCCTTGTGCTCTGCTGCTGGATCTCTGGGTTGATGATCGTCATCACACCAGTCAGTATGGGCCTCCAGCTAGAATTCTGTGACTCCAATGCCATTGATCATTTTAGCTGTGATGCAGCTCCTGTTTTGAAGATCTCATGCTCAGATACATGGTTCATTGAACAGGTGGTTATAATCTGTGCAGTGGTGACAGTCATCTTTACATTGATAGGGGTTGTTCTTTCTTACGTGTATATCATCAGGACAATTCTAAGATTTCCCTCTGCATCACAGAGAAGAAAAGCCTTTTCCACTTGTGCTTCTCATATGATTGTTGTTTCCATTACCTATGGCAGCTGTATTTTTATCTACATCAAGCCTTCAGCCAAAGAAGAGGTGGACATTAACAAAGGGGTGTCTGTGCTCACTACATCTGTTGCCCCACTGTTGAACCCTTTTATTTATACTTTGAGGAACAAGCAGGTGAAACAAGCTGTCA ggcagattaccaaacaaatagtttcgtttacatag